In one window of Streptomyces sp. NBC_01224 DNA:
- the rpsD gene encoding 30S ribosomal protein S4 — protein MPNQSRPKVKKSRALGIALTPKAVKYFEARPYPPGEHGRGRKQNSDYKVRLLEKQRLRAQYDISERQMARAYDRAKKAEGKTGEALVVELERRLDALVLRSGIARTIYQARQMVVHGHIEVDGRKVDKPSFRVRPDNIVMVRERSRDKHPFQVAREGGYAPDGETPRYLQVNLKALAFRFDRDPNRKEIPVICDEQLVVEYYAR, from the coding sequence GTGCCTAACCAGTCGCGTCCCAAGGTCAAGAAGAGCCGCGCGCTCGGCATTGCGCTGACGCCGAAGGCCGTCAAGTACTTCGAGGCCCGCCCCTACCCGCCGGGCGAGCACGGCCGTGGCCGCAAGCAGAACTCGGACTACAAGGTCCGTCTGCTGGAGAAGCAGCGTCTGCGTGCCCAGTACGACATCAGCGAGCGCCAGATGGCGCGTGCCTACGACCGCGCCAAGAAGGCCGAGGGCAAGACGGGCGAGGCGCTCGTCGTCGAGCTCGAGCGTCGCCTCGACGCCCTGGTCCTGCGTTCGGGCATCGCCCGCACCATCTACCAGGCCCGCCAGATGGTCGTGCACGGTCACATCGAGGTCGACGGCCGCAAGGTCGACAAGCCGTCCTTCCGCGTCCGTCCCGACAACATCGTGATGGTTCGCGAGCGCAGCCGCGACAAGCACCCCTTCCAGGTTGCCCGCGAGGGTGGTTACGCCCCCGACGGCGAGACCCCGCGCTACCTGCAGGTGAACCTGAAGGCCCTGGCCTTCCGCTTTGACCGGGACCCGAACCGCAAGGAAATCCCCGTGATCTGCGACGAGCAGCTCGTCGTCGAGTACTACGCCCGCTGA
- a CDS encoding DUF948 domain-containing protein: MAGILVAVFWAILVSFLAVVLVRLAQTLRATTKLVADVTEQAVPLLADASATVRSAQTQLDKVDAIATDVQEVTSNASALSTTVASAFGGPLVKVAAFGYGVRQAIGRKTDPEPEPARRTVIVGRTVPAARGRKRSGRNSRGSKD, encoded by the coding sequence GTGGCCGGGATTCTGGTGGCCGTCTTCTGGGCGATCCTGGTTTCGTTCCTCGCCGTCGTGCTGGTGAGGCTGGCCCAGACGCTCAGGGCGACCACCAAGCTCGTGGCGGATGTGACCGAGCAGGCGGTCCCACTGCTTGCCGACGCCTCCGCCACCGTGCGCTCCGCGCAGACCCAGCTCGACAAGGTCGACGCGATCGCCACGGACGTCCAGGAAGTCACCTCGAACGCCTCGGCGCTCTCCACCACTGTCGCCTCGGCCTTCGGCGGCCCGCTCGTCAAGGTCGCCGCGTTCGGATACGGGGTACGGCAGGCCATCGGCCGCAAGACCGATCCGGAACCGGAACCTGCCCGTCGTACGGTGATCGTCGGCCGCACCGTGCCTGCCGCGCGCGGCAGGAAGCGCAGCGGCAGAAACTCCCGCGGATCGAAGGACTGA
- a CDS encoding DUF6167 family protein gives MFRRTFWFTAGAAAGVWATAKVNRKLKQLTPESLAAQAADKAIETGHKLKDFALDVRESMARREAELGEALGLQAPVDPDLPVRRHFAVEAAEPVGPDGSLEATNYRKLPYNSYNRNEDH, from the coding sequence ATGTTCCGCCGTACGTTCTGGTTCACCGCCGGTGCCGCCGCCGGTGTCTGGGCCACTGCCAAGGTCAACCGGAAGCTCAAGCAGCTGACCCCCGAGAGTCTCGCGGCGCAGGCCGCGGACAAGGCGATCGAGACCGGCCACAAGCTCAAGGACTTCGCTCTGGACGTCCGTGAGTCCATGGCTCGACGCGAGGCCGAACTGGGCGAGGCGCTGGGCCTTCAGGCACCGGTCGACCCCGACCTCCCCGTACGGCGTCATTTCGCCGTCGAGGCGGCCGAGCCCGTCGGACCGGACGGGTCCCTCGAAGCAACCAACTACCGCAAGCTCCCCTACAACTCGTACAACCGGAATGAGGACCACTGA
- the alaS gene encoding alanine--tRNA ligase — translation MESAEIRRRWLSFFEERGHTVVPSASLIADDPTLLLVPAGMVPFKPYFLGEVKPPAPRVTSVQKCVRTPDIEEVGKTTRHGTFFQMCGNFSFGDYFKEGAISYAWEALTSSVADGGFGLDPERLWITVYLDDDEAEQIWRDKIGVPAERIQRLGKKDNFWSMGVPGPCGPCSEINYDRGPEFGVEGGPAVNDERYVEIWNLVFMQYERGAGDGKEDFPILGDLPSKNIDTGLGLERLAMILQGVQNMYETDTLRVVMDKATELTGVQYGADHGSDVSLRVVADHIRTSVMLIGDGVTPGNEGRGYVLRRIMRRAIRNMRLMGATGPVVKDLVDVVIDTMGQQYPELITDRRRIETVALAEEAAFLKALKGGTNILDTAVTETKAAGGRVLAGDKAFLLHDTWGFPIDLTLEMAAEQGLSVDEDGFRRLMREQRERAKADAKAKKTGHADLSAYRAVADNSGITEFTGYTATEGESTIVGLLVDGVPSPAATEGDEVEVVLDRTPFYAEGGGQLADQGRIRLDSGAVIQVRDVQQPVPGVSVHKGSVQVGEVTVGACAYAAIDNTRRRAIARAHSATHLTHQALRDALGPTAAQAGSENSPGRFRFDFGSPAAVPGTVLTDVEQKINEVLSRELDVQAEVMSIDEAKKQGAIAEFGEKYGERVRVVTIGDFSKELCGGTHVHNTAQLGLVKLLGESSIGSGVRRIEALVGVDAYNFLAREHTVVAQLQELVKGRPEELPEKIAGMLGKLKDAEKEIEKFRAEKVLQAAAGLADSAKDVRGVALVTGQVPDGTSADDLRKLVLDVRGRIQGGRPVVVALFSTAGGRPLTVIATNEAARERGLKAGDLVRTAAKTLGGGGGGKPDVAQGGGQNPEAIGAAVAAVERLVTETA, via the coding sequence ATGGAGTCGGCTGAAATTCGTCGCCGCTGGTTGAGCTTCTTCGAGGAGCGCGGTCACACCGTCGTCCCTTCGGCGTCGCTCATCGCGGACGACCCGACTCTGCTCCTGGTCCCCGCGGGCATGGTCCCCTTCAAGCCGTACTTCCTCGGCGAGGTGAAGCCGCCCGCCCCGCGCGTCACCAGCGTGCAGAAGTGTGTCCGTACGCCGGACATCGAAGAGGTCGGCAAGACCACCCGGCACGGCACGTTCTTCCAGATGTGCGGCAACTTCTCCTTCGGTGACTACTTCAAGGAAGGCGCCATCAGCTACGCCTGGGAGGCTCTGACGAGCTCCGTGGCGGACGGCGGCTTCGGTCTCGACCCCGAGCGGCTGTGGATCACGGTCTACCTGGACGATGATGAGGCCGAGCAGATCTGGCGCGACAAGATCGGCGTACCGGCCGAGCGCATCCAGCGCCTGGGCAAGAAGGACAACTTCTGGTCCATGGGTGTCCCCGGACCCTGCGGCCCCTGCTCCGAGATCAATTACGACCGCGGCCCCGAGTTCGGCGTCGAGGGCGGCCCGGCCGTCAACGACGAGCGCTACGTGGAGATCTGGAACCTGGTCTTCATGCAGTACGAGCGGGGCGCCGGTGACGGCAAGGAGGACTTCCCGATCCTCGGTGACCTGCCGTCGAAGAACATCGACACGGGTCTGGGCCTGGAACGCCTCGCCATGATCCTGCAGGGCGTACAGAACATGTACGAGACCGACACTCTGCGCGTCGTCATGGACAAGGCCACCGAGCTGACCGGTGTCCAGTACGGCGCCGACCACGGTTCGGACGTGTCGCTCCGCGTGGTCGCCGACCACATCCGTACCTCGGTGATGCTCATCGGCGACGGCGTCACTCCCGGCAACGAGGGCCGCGGCTATGTGCTGCGCCGCATCATGCGCCGCGCCATCCGCAACATGCGCCTGATGGGTGCCACCGGACCCGTCGTCAAGGACCTGGTCGATGTCGTGATCGACACGATGGGGCAGCAGTACCCGGAGCTGATCACGGACCGCAGGCGCATCGAGACCGTCGCCCTCGCCGAAGAGGCCGCCTTCCTCAAGGCCCTCAAGGGCGGCACCAACATCCTCGACACCGCCGTCACCGAGACCAAGGCCGCCGGCGGCAGGGTCCTCGCCGGCGACAAGGCGTTCCTGCTCCACGACACCTGGGGCTTCCCGATCGACCTCACCCTGGAGATGGCCGCCGAACAGGGCCTCTCGGTGGACGAGGACGGCTTCCGCCGCCTGATGAGGGAGCAGCGGGAGCGCGCCAAGGCCGACGCCAAGGCCAAGAAGACCGGCCACGCCGACCTGTCCGCCTACCGTGCGGTCGCCGACAACTCCGGCATCACCGAGTTCACCGGCTACACCGCCACCGAGGGCGAGTCGACCATCGTCGGCCTGCTCGTCGACGGTGTGCCCTCGCCCGCCGCCACGGAGGGCGACGAGGTCGAAGTCGTCCTGGACCGCACCCCGTTCTACGCCGAGGGCGGCGGCCAGCTCGCCGACCAGGGCCGGATCCGGCTCGACAGCGGCGCCGTCATCCAGGTGCGCGACGTCCAGCAGCCCGTCCCCGGCGTCTCCGTCCACAAGGGCTCGGTGCAGGTCGGCGAGGTGACCGTCGGCGCCTGTGCCTACGCAGCCATCGACAACACCCGCCGCCGCGCCATCGCCCGTGCCCACAGCGCCACGCACCTCACGCACCAGGCGCTGCGCGACGCACTGGGCCCGACAGCCGCCCAGGCCGGTTCGGAGAACTCGCCGGGCCGCTTCCGTTTCGACTTCGGCTCGCCCGCAGCCGTACCCGGCACGGTCCTCACCGACGTCGAGCAGAAGATCAACGAGGTCCTTTCCCGCGAACTCGACGTCCAGGCCGAGGTCATGTCGATCGACGAGGCCAAGAAGCAGGGCGCCATCGCCGAGTTCGGTGAGAAGTACGGCGAGCGGGTCCGGGTCGTCACCATCGGCGACTTCTCCAAGGAGCTCTGTGGCGGTACGCACGTCCACAACACCGCCCAGCTGGGTCTGGTGAAGCTGCTCGGCGAATCGTCCATCGGTTCCGGTGTGCGCCGTATCGAGGCCCTCGTCGGTGTCGACGCGTACAACTTCCTCGCCAGGGAGCACACGGTCGTCGCCCAGCTCCAGGAGCTGGTCAAGGGCCGTCCCGAGGAGCTCCCGGAGAAGATCGCCGGAATGCTCGGCAAGCTGAAGGACGCCGAGAAGGAGATCGAGAAGTTTCGCGCGGAGAAGGTCCTCCAGGCCGCCGCCGGACTGGCCGATTCCGCCAAGGACGTACGGGGCGTCGCCCTGGTCACCGGTCAGGTCCCCGACGGCACCTCGGCCGATGATCTGCGCAAGCTCGTCCTCGACGTCCGCGGACGTATCCAGGGCGGCCGCCCGGTTGTCGTGGCCCTGTTCTCCACTGCGGGCGGTCGCCCGCTGACAGTGATCGCCACCAACGAGGCCGCCCGTGAGCGCGGGCTGAAGGCCGGTGACCTGGTCCGTACGGCCGCCAAGACCCTCGGCGGCGGTGGCGGCGGCAAGCCGGACGTCGCCCAGGGCGGCGGCCAGAACCCCGAGGCCATCGGCGCCGCCGTGGCCGCTGTCGAACGCCTCGTCACCGAGACGGCGTGA
- the ruvX gene encoding Holliday junction resolvase RuvX, translated as MTQMRRGRRLAIDVGDARIGVASCDPDGILATPVETVPGRDVPAAHRRLGQIVEEYEPIEIIIGLPRSLGGGEGPAAAKIRVFAQEVARSVAPIPVRLVDERMTTVTASQGLRASGVKSKKGRSVIDQAAAVVILQNALESERASGKAPGEGVETVG; from the coding sequence ATGACGCAGATGCGCCGCGGCCGTCGGCTCGCGATCGACGTCGGGGACGCCCGGATCGGGGTCGCCTCGTGCGACCCCGACGGGATCCTCGCCACGCCGGTGGAGACCGTTCCGGGACGCGATGTCCCGGCGGCCCACCGGCGGCTCGGGCAGATCGTCGAGGAGTACGAGCCGATCGAGATCATCATCGGCCTGCCACGGTCCCTCGGCGGCGGTGAAGGCCCCGCCGCCGCCAAGATCCGGGTCTTCGCCCAGGAGGTCGCCCGCTCGGTCGCGCCCATTCCGGTGCGACTGGTGGACGAGAGGATGACCACAGTGACGGCCAGTCAAGGACTGCGCGCCTCGGGCGTGAAGTCCAAGAAAGGCCGTTCCGTCATCGATCAGGCAGCCGCTGTGGTGATCCTTCAGAACGCTCTGGAGTCCGAACGGGCGTCAGGTAAAGCCCCGGGTGAAGGCGTCGAAACGGTTGGCTGA